CGCTCCAAGAGCTTGCACCTTCTACATTCCTTGTTCTTATCCTGTATCTGCACTCTACCCCCTGTGCTACTCTCCTGTGGGTGTAGTTTGTCCTTGATATGTTTTGGACTATGGTAGTATTAGTCCCGTCAAACACTTCTATATCATAACCTGTAGCACCAAGCTCAGCTCCCCATGAAAGTGTAGCTCCGGTCTGCATAGAATTGACTATTATCCAGTCTGGTGATTCTGGCTTGCCCGGCAATGTACGTATGCTCCGCTTTTCGCTCCAGTCCCCTGCTACTGCGGAGTTTCTAGCTCTCACCCTGTATGTATGAAGTGTAAACGGCTCCAATTCACTGTGGATATAAGTTGTAGTATTACTGTCATTTTCAATTATTACGCCGTCAAGCTCTATATCATAACCTTCAGCACCGGTCACTAATGTCCACGACAGGGTTATGGTAGTATTTGATACAGCCGCATTTACATTTGAAGGAACTCCTGGTTTTTCGGGGAGAGTAAATACAGGTATCTCCATACTCCAGCCGCTTTCTCCTGAAGACCCCACTGCTCTGATCCTGAGATTGTATTTTGTCTCCGGCAAAAGATCTTTTTTAGTATATGATGTTCCGGTAATCCCGGTTATTATCTGGTTATCAAGGCTGATTTCATAGCTGGCAGCTCCTTGTACTGCATCCCAGCTAAAGGTTATTTCTTTATCGCTTTCCGTATATGCAATATTCTTTGGTGTATCAAGTATATACAGGGTTACGTTTATGAGGTTGCTCCATGGGCCTGCACCCATGCTGTTTTTCGCTCTCACTTTATATGTATGGCTGCTTCCTGGCATCAGACCACGGCTTTCGAATGCAGCTGCCATGCCTGTATCTACCGGCTCACTGTCAATACTGTTTATAACCTCTACAACTTCATAGGATTCTGCGTCAGTTACCATGTTCCAGTTCAAAGTAACCGCTTCATTTGTATATGCAACCGTCGTAACTTCAGGCGCTGTCGTAGGAATCCCCGACGTTGTCACAGCCGACTGAAGTTCACTCCACACTCCTACACCTTCCGTATTTTTAGCTCTTACCCTGTAAGTATGCTGAGTGAGAGGTTTCAATCCTGTATGAATATATGTTGTTGTGTTTCCAAGTGCTTTTATCTCACCGTCCAGCTCTATATCATAGTCTACTGCTCCTATAACGCCAGACCAGGTTATGGTTGCAGTAGTTCCCGTAGGGTTAACAACAACACTTGAAGGTGCATTGGGAGGAAGTTGTTTTGTTTTAGCTGATACAACAGTACTCCAGTTACCCTGGGTTTCCCCGTTCTTCGCACAAACCCTGTATCTATGTACAGATCCTGCTTCTAGCCCAGTATGCTCATACCAAAGATTAGTACCTGCATCTTTAAGATTTGCAGCATCACCGTCAACTTCAACAAGATACCCTGCCGCACCCTCTACAAGCTTCCAGGTGATGCGAATTTTGCCGGCACTCTGCCCTGTGGCAGTCAATCCCTCAGGGGCCGGTAAAGGCGGTGTTTGTGATAGTGTTGATATGGAATTGCTAGGTTCTGTTTCTATCCCCTCAGCATTGCGGGCTTTCAAACGGAAAGTGTAGCTTGTCCCTGCCATAAGACCTGTAACTGTTATTTTTTTGTTGGTTAATGTTATCCACACAGGTGTACTTGTTAATTTGCCCAATTGGTTTATGTATTTACTTCCGCAGGTAATCTGATACTGGGTATACGCAGGGTTGCTGTCGGTTACAGTCAGGATAACCGAAGTTGCAGAAGGTGTAGTAGTCGTAAGTTTTGGTATTTCTGCTATTGTGTACACATCCTTTGTGTACGCCGTGATATTACCTGCACTATCTTTGGTTTCCAGTTTGACAGGGTATTTGGTGTTTGGTGAAAGATTTTCCTGTTTGAAGGATATTTCAGCACTTTTTCGCCACGTACCTCTGAATTTTATGGAAGGTGTCTGGTTGTCCTGCCATATCATTATCGGGTCAGAGAAGTCGCGGTAGTTGTTGCAGGTCTGAGGGTAGCTCTGATTACCCGAAGAATTAGTCAATATAGTTTGACTGCTCCATACATTTCCTGTCCATACCATTTTCTTGATTTGGGTTAGCGACCCTATATTCATAATCCAAACTACATATACGCAGTTATTCTTATCTGACACAACGGAAGGGCTACCCTGATGCAGGCTGTTACCTGAAGTTAACTTTGTTGCTGCACTCCATGTTACTCCTCCATCTGTAGACTTTGCGTATCGTATATTATAGGCATTTGTATCTGTACTATCTAAACCATACCACACTGCGTGAATAGTACCATCCGGTGAAACATCTACGGATGGATTTTCTTGAGCATATGAGCTATTATTATAAACAGTATAGTCAGTCCATTTTGTTCCATTAAATACAGAACACATAATTGGCTTAACTGTAGAATAATAGTACTGGTACAAGATTATCGGCAAATTATTTCTAACAACAATACAAGGGTTTGTCATATTATAGCCCGTATAATCAGCATTTGTTACTTGTGTAGGAGCAGCCCAAGTCTGACCTCCATCTGTGCTTGAAGATACTCTGATATTGAAACAGTTAGGATAACTTGCATTTTTACTACTCCACGCAGCCCACAGCTTGCCATTTGAGTCTACAGCTATTGAAATACCGCTGCCTATCGAGGTTTGCCCTCTGTCTACTAAAGTAGAAGTAGTAACTAACGTATTAGTTTGTGTCAGTGTATCAAACATATAAAGATTAGTATCTGTTGATGATGATTGAGTAACTATACAATAAATATTTGTACCATAAGACGTAAGTGCAAATGATACACCGGATGTCCATCCGTTTCCTGAATAGCACAATTGTGACCACGTAGAACCACTGTCTTTTGAAACAAAGAATTTTATATGTTGATTGATACTATCGTAAACACCAGTTACAAACCACCCATTACTCAGCCTTGTTATCTTTCTGCCACCGTTTCCGCTTAAATCATAAGCACTTCCTGCTACTGTAGTTGGCGGTGATGGTACTGTTGCTGCATTATCCTGTCCATAGAAGCGTACTGCCCCAGATACGCTATCTTTCCATATGGTTAAAGGCACTGAAAAATCATTATAATCAGCACATACTTGCGGATAGGTATTATTTCCGTTTCCGGATGTAGTAATATCTACTCTTGTACTCCATGTGCCACCAAGTGTTTTTTTCTTGTATCTAACAAACCAGTTTGTACTAGTGACACTATCCCAAACAATAAATACTTCATTGTTTTTATTTGCTGTGATACTCGGATTTCTTTGAGCATTATTCCCGCCGGTCGTTTCTATCTTTGTGGGAGCTGACCAGGTAATTCCATCATCTATACTGTTTGAATAGAATACAGTTTCATATGCACTATCAATACTGTCTTTACCTTGCCATGCTACATGGAATTCACCATTTGGTGATATGACGGCACTAGGGTTTGATTGAACATAGGAATAACCCTTATAAATCCAGTTATTATTCCAACCCGCAGTAGAAGTCCACCCCTTAGTAGATAATGCAGTAGAAAATACACCTATTTCATTTTGACTCGTAGAACCTTGAAACTGGCATATAATATAAGGAATACCGTTTTTAAGCACGATACTGGGATTTGTATACCCTGTTATTGTAGTGGTATCCTGTGAAATTTGAGTTGGAGAATTCCATGTTACTCCACCATCTGTACTCTTAATGTATCGAATATTAAATAAATTAGGATATGAGCTATTTTTACTTGCCCAAGCGGCATGGATTACCCCATTTGAGTCTACTGCTATACTACAGCCATTAAATGCTGTTTGTGCTTCAATAAAAGTATTATTTAGTATACTTCCTTGTGTTACAGTTGTTGCATCAAATTTTAAGAAAGATGCACTTCCTACACTAAAAAAATATACATTTGTACCGTAACTACAGATTGCATAACTGTTCACACCTGCTCCTGTATTACTGGAACATAGTAAAGACCATGTTTGTCCGCTATCCTTACTAATATGAAAATTAACAACACTACCTGTATAGGCTGCTGCTACATACCACCCATTACTTAATCTGGTTATCTTCCTTCCACCATTTCCGCTTGTATCATAGGCAGAGTTCGCCACAAACGTTGGAATCGACGCAGCTATGTTTACAGTTTTACCGCTCATCCAATCACTTACATTGCCATTTATCGAAAAGCGGTATGAATTGTCGGCTACTATTGTTCCGCTTTCACTTGCCGGCTTTACGGCAATAACTGAATTTGTGGTAGATGATACTGCAAAATCACCTGATATTGCTTTACCTACTGTAAAGCTAACAGTTTGAGTCACAGGTGCAACACCATCCGATACTTCATATTTTATGTTGTGATTGCCCTGAGACAATTTGCTCACGTCTATAGATGCAAACATTACATCCTGTGGAGATGCTGTGTTTGATATCACCCGCGTTTCACGAGGGGTATCTTCTGTGTCGATATAATACCTGCATGTTAAAGTGCTGTTATCTGCATCGGATACTTGAATCGATGGAATAAACACATCATTTTCACTGAACACCTGATTTGAAACAGGTGTTTTCACGGTTATTAAAGGGACGCTATTTGGATAATATTTATCCACTGGAGGCGTAAAATTTGATGTCCACCGGGCTATCCCTTTGGATATACGTAGTTCATCAATATAACCATTAAATATTTTTGTTTCTCTACCACCAATTTGCAGATTATTATTTTGAACAACTAGCGATAAAGAGGATGTGAAACTTGTAACCAAGTTACCGTTTTTAAAAATATAAAAAGTATTACCATTTCTTGAAATCGCCCAATGTGTCCATGTGTTTAAAGGAATTACTCCCATATCAACATTACTGGCAATATCCCACGATGAACCATTTGATGACATAAACAATTTATAATTTCCACCATAGCATATTACTGCAAATGCTTCCCATGTATTTACACCAGTTCTTGCAATTGCACTCATATTGTCACCTTTTGCAATTACATAATCCCACCAATCGATAGTAAAATTACCATTTCCAAAATCAAAATCTGTTGAGTTTGTGATACTTAAGTAATCCCCACTCCCATCAAAATACGCACTGCTTCCTCCAAATTTACTCTGTGCGGTACTTATCTGAGCATCCCCATAAGCTGTTACTGCCTTTCCGCTCTCTTCAGTAAACGATTTTGACCCATTTGCCCCGTCAAAATGCAGTAGAGCTTTTGTATACTGGTCATCTACGGCTGCATACGCTTTGCTGCCCAGTTCAATCAACTGTCCGCCTGCGTCAAAGTTGATTGTGACTCCTGTGCTTACGATCATTACAACTACCATTATTACTGCTAAAACCTTTGAGGTCTTTCTGCCTGGCATTGAATATTCCCCCTTTGAATATTTTTTATGTGAATTTTTTTTTGAAACCTTTAAAAACTGGCTTTGATATTGCTCTTTAGCATCCTTTGATGCTCAGGAAAATCAAACTTCACAGATGTTTTTACATTCAGATAAACTTTTCTTTTGAAAAAAATGTAATAAAAAGTAGTATTATTTGTTTTTATGAGGACTTAATTATATAACGTAATTGTGAAGGGCACAATGACCATATCATCCAAAATATTCTACATAATTCGACATTAATCGCAATTATTACAGTTATATCCATGTACTAAATAAATTAGTAGCTTTTTTTATTGCAATATTTCAAATATTAACATATAATTTTCATGTTATTGGCAAAGATGCTTTAACAATATTTATTTTATTATCTATATCTTACTCATGTATGCAATGTGTGCATATATGAGTAAAAATTTGTTTCAAAGGGGAGATAATGTTGAAAAAGAAGATTTGGTTTTCTTTATTTAGTTGTCTTATGCTGGCATTTTTACCACTTCAGGCTATGGCAGCGGAGGTGGAAACAAGTACGATAAGCGATGGTTTAAGACAGGTAGAGCAGTATAACTTTTCAATTAACATTCTTGCAATGCTTCTTATCGGTTTCGGATTTCTAATGGTATTTGTGAAAAAGTACGGCTACAGTGCAACAACCGGAACATTTCTTGTAGTAGGTACAGGTTTACCGTTATATCTATTTTTACGTTCTACAGGTATAATATCTCTGGAAGTTATAGCTCCGGATAGTATTACAGCCCTTCTTTTTGCCGAATTCGCATGTGCGGCAGCGTTAATTGCTATGGGGGCTGTTCTTGGACGTTTGAGGCTTTATCAATATGGATTGCTTGCTATTTTGATTGTTCCTTTATATATGCTTAATGAATGGTTGGTACTCGATGGTGGCCTAAGTATAACAAAAGGTTTTGTTGATGCGGCTGGTTCGATTATAATACATGCCTTTGGTGCATACTTCGGTTTGGGTATGACCATTGCTTTGACAAATAGTATTGACAGCAAGAAGGTAATAGAGAGTGACGAAACTTCAGACAGATTCTCAATTCTTGGTTCAATGGTTTTATGGGTTTTCTGGCCTAGCTTTTGCAGTGCAATAGTTCCGCATTCACAGCTTTCACAAACAGTTATAAATACTATTTTGTCTTTATGTGGTGCTACAGTTACTACGTATTTGGCAAGTTCATTTTTGAGAAAAGGCAAGCCTTCTATTGCAGATATGGCAAACGCTGCTCTTGCAGGCGGGGTTGCTATCGGTGCAACCTGTAATATTGTAACCGCACCGGGTGCATTTGGAATCGGGGTATTGGCAGGAGCTTTGTGTGTTGTAGGATATGTAGTTATTCAGCCAAAACTGCAGTCAAAACTTAGAATTGTTGATACTTGCGGAGTTCATAACCTGCATGGCATGCCTGGTGTTCTTGGAGGAATTATTGCCATATTTGTTGTGCCTGGAATAATGAAAGCCCAGATTATTGGTATACTTATTACTGTTGTACTTGCGTTTTTGGGCGGTATCCTAAGTGGTTTTGTTATCAAGGCTACCGGCAAAAAACAATTGGCATACGAAGATGAAGACGAGTTTACAATTTAGTTGATAAATATAAAGAACACTTTGGGTATTAACCAAAGTGTTCTTTTTTCATAGTAACATTCCGTTGTTTGCTGCCTTAATCACACCGCAAGCCAGTCTCTTTCCCGCATTTCCTGCTGGCTGTGTCCTATAGTCATCAGGATTTTCATGTATGATGACTGCTTTGCCTATTATATCCCTTATTCTGAACTTGTCAGTAAAAAAGCACATCCTGGCATAGCCATGGTTTGAAAAAAGTACCGGAAAGTCTCCTGCGTGATTGCCATGTGGCTGTTTTGCCGGATTCCAGTGTTCGCCTGCAGACTTAAACGGTTCGGCCGGATCACCTACCTCGCAGCTGCCGTTTTCATGTATATGGAATCCGTGCGGTCCAATAGGAGAATTTCCATTCTGCGCAGGTTTGTAAGGAGGCAATCCTCTGACATCTATACAAACCTCTACACCTCCCGGTGCATTTTTAAACGTTACTACCCCCTCTATACCCGGTGATAGTGGTCCTCCTTTTATAATGGCTGCAGCATCAGGCGGCAAATAATTTAGAGCTACTTGCCTCATAATAATATATGGACAATATGGAAGCATAAAATTTACCTCTTTATCAATATTGATATTTTATTTTACGTTCCGGTTATTTTGGATGTTACTATGAGAAAACCAAATCAACAAATTTACCATATATAAAGAGAATAAATATTTCACGATATACAAGTAACCCATTTTCCATCAAGTGAATAGTATATATTATCTTAGATTATAGGAGGTCAATAAAATGTCAGACGGAATCAAAAATTTCTTTGGTGATAACAGCGAAATCTTATTTTTCATCCTTGTTTTTTTATTGTTGTTCTTTAACGGAAGGTATTACGATAAATGTGACTAAAATATAAATCTACATAAGATAAATTCAGTAGTAAAAAGAAAATAAGCTTCTTGCTAACATATCAACGCATTTGTGATAGCAGGAAGCTTTTGCCATATGTGTATGGTAATTGGTAGTGACAGCTTTGAAAATCTATTTTTTTACAGTCTTTTTTGTTCCTTTAAGTATTTCCTTATCCAATGGTTTATAATAGGAAGTGTATATCTTTGTCCTGCCTATTATCATACCATCCTTTTTTATTATCTTGTACGTGTCTACAGTATATCCTTTTGAACCTTTTTGCTTCACCTTGGTTTTCCCTTCTTCGAGAGTAGGATCAGTGATGTACCTGACAGAATTTTCTACAGTTTTTACTAATTTGGATTCGTATTCAGCTCTCCTCATATTCCCTTCATCAGTTCCTGCTATGGAAAACACAACCTTATTGTCTGCAGTTACACTGCTATAGATTTTTATAGGCCATTCAGA
Above is a genomic segment from Clostridia bacterium containing:
- a CDS encoding fibronectin type III domain-containing protein is translated as MPGRKTSKVLAVIMVVVMIVSTGVTINFDAGGQLIELGSKAYAAVDDQYTKALLHFDGANGSKSFTEESGKAVTAYGDAQISTAQSKFGGSSAYFDGSGDYLSITNSTDFDFGNGNFTIDWWDYVIAKGDNMSAIARTGVNTWEAFAVICYGGNYKLFMSSNGSSWDIASNVDMGVIPLNTWTHWAISRNGNTFYIFKNGNLVTSFTSSLSLVVQNNNLQIGGRETKIFNGYIDELRISKGIARWTSNFTPPVDKYYPNSVPLITVKTPVSNQVFSENDVFIPSIQVSDADNSTLTCRYYIDTEDTPRETRVISNTASPQDVMFASIDVSKLSQGNHNIKYEVSDGVAPVTQTVSFTVGKAISGDFAVSSTTNSVIAVKPASESGTIVADNSYRFSINGNVSDWMSGKTVNIAASIPTFVANSAYDTSGNGGRKITRLSNGWYVAAAYTGSVVNFHISKDSGQTWSLLCSSNTGAGVNSYAICSYGTNVYFFSVGSASFLKFDATTVTQGSILNNTFIEAQTAFNGCSIAVDSNGVIHAAWASKNSSYPNLFNIRYIKSTDGGVTWNSPTQISQDTTTITGYTNPSIVLKNGIPYIICQFQGSTSQNEIGVFSTALSTKGWTSTAGWNNNWIYKGYSYVQSNPSAVISPNGEFHVAWQGKDSIDSAYETVFYSNSIDDGITWSAPTKIETTGGNNAQRNPSITANKNNEVFIVWDSVTSTNWFVRYKKKTLGGTWSTRVDITTSGNGNNTYPQVCADYNDFSVPLTIWKDSVSGAVRFYGQDNAATVPSPPTTVAGSAYDLSGNGGRKITRLSNGWFVTGVYDSINQHIKFFVSKDSGSTWSQLCYSGNGWTSGVSFALTSYGTNIYCIVTQSSSTDTNLYMFDTLTQTNTLVTTSTLVDRGQTSIGSGISIAVDSNGKLWAAWSSKNASYPNCFNIRVSSSTDGGQTWAAPTQVTNADYTGYNMTNPCIVVRNNLPIILYQYYYSTVKPIMCSVFNGTKWTDYTVYNNSSYAQENPSVDVSPDGTIHAVWYGLDSTDTNAYNIRYAKSTDGGVTWSAATKLTSGNSLHQGSPSVVSDKNNCVYVVWIMNIGSLTQIKKMVWTGNVWSSQTILTNSSGNQSYPQTCNNYRDFSDPIMIWQDNQTPSIKFRGTWRKSAEISFKQENLSPNTKYPVKLETKDSAGNITAYTKDVYTIAEIPKLTTTTPSATSVILTVTDSNPAYTQYQITCGSKYINQLGKLTSTPVWITLTNKKITVTGLMAGTSYTFRLKARNAEGIETEPSNSISTLSQTPPLPAPEGLTATGQSAGKIRITWKLVEGAAGYLVEVDGDAANLKDAGTNLWYEHTGLEAGSVHRYRVCAKNGETQGNWSTVVSAKTKQLPPNAPSSVVVNPTGTTATITWSGVIGAVDYDIELDGEIKALGNTTTYIHTGLKPLTQHTYRVRAKNTEGVGVWSELQSAVTTSGIPTTAPEVTTVAYTNEAVTLNWNMVTDAESYEVVEVINSIDSEPVDTGMAAAFESRGLMPGSSHTYKVRAKNSMGAGPWSNLINVTLYILDTPKNIAYTESDKEITFSWDAVQGAASYEISLDNQIITGITGTSYTKKDLLPETKYNLRIRAVGSSGESGWSMEIPVFTLPEKPGVPSNVNAAVSNTTITLSWTLVTGAEGYDIELDGVIIENDSNTTTYIHSELEPFTLHTYRVRARNSAVAGDWSEKRSIRTLPGKPESPDWIIVNSMQTGATLSWGAELGATGYDIEVFDGTNTTIVQNISRTNYTHRRVAQGVECRYRIRTRNVEGASSWSGYIINNAIKANCKKNNTVDLGLTATDVVDFSSYTMTVTYNSGVIEVADLCTLSGKAELTAGKIEGTDITIKEFTPGRIVFVVDKAVDPGEAWTGVINSIKFKAKVT
- a CDS encoding ammonium transporter; the encoded protein is MKKKIWFSLFSCLMLAFLPLQAMAAEVETSTISDGLRQVEQYNFSINILAMLLIGFGFLMVFVKKYGYSATTGTFLVVGTGLPLYLFLRSTGIISLEVIAPDSITALLFAEFACAAALIAMGAVLGRLRLYQYGLLAILIVPLYMLNEWLVLDGGLSITKGFVDAAGSIIIHAFGAYFGLGMTIALTNSIDSKKVIESDETSDRFSILGSMVLWVFWPSFCSAIVPHSQLSQTVINTILSLCGATVTTYLASSFLRKGKPSIADMANAALAGGVAIGATCNIVTAPGAFGIGVLAGALCVVGYVVIQPKLQSKLRIVDTCGVHNLHGMPGVLGGIIAIFVVPGIMKAQIIGILITVVLAFLGGILSGFVIKATGKKQLAYEDEDEFTI
- a CDS encoding superoxide dismutase family protein; the encoded protein is MRQVALNYLPPDAAAIIKGGPLSPGIEGVVTFKNAPGGVEVCIDVRGLPPYKPAQNGNSPIGPHGFHIHENGSCEVGDPAEPFKSAGEHWNPAKQPHGNHAGDFPVLFSNHGYARMCFFTDKFRIRDIIGKAVIIHENPDDYRTQPAGNAGKRLACGVIKAANNGMLL